The following proteins are co-located in the Spinactinospora alkalitolerans genome:
- the crtI gene encoding phytoene desaturase family protein, protein MRTVPGRTDHVVVVGAGLSGLAAALHLLGDGREVTVIERDPHPGGRAGRLDLDGFRIDTGPTVLTMPELLDEALGRVGESVHDLLDLVPLAPAYRANFADGSTIDVHTDADAMAEEVRRAAGPREAQGYLRLRAWLSELYRLQMHRFIDANFDSPLGLLSPELARLAAMGGFGRLAPAIGRFLSDERLCRIFSFQALYAGVPPQRALAAYAVIAYMDTVAGVYFPRGGMRALGEAMAGAAEKAGARIRYGAAVRRLERRGDRVTAAITADGERVPCDAVVLTPDLPMSYRLLGRTPWRPVPLRFSPSAVVLHAGTDRTWEGLEHHTISFGGAWRRTFTEITRDGRLMSDPSLLITRPTHTDPGLAPDGRHLFYVLAPCPNLRTGRLDWDDVGPRYRDELVATLERRGLSGFGSAVVTERLVTPGDWSRQGHAFGTPFATAHTFSQTGPFRPRNLVSGVANAVLAGCGTTPGVGLPTVLVSGKLAAARVTGAPAAHARSL, encoded by the coding sequence TTGCGCACCGTCCCCGGCCGCACCGACCACGTCGTGGTCGTGGGAGCCGGCCTGTCCGGCCTCGCCGCGGCCCTGCACCTGCTGGGCGACGGCCGCGAGGTCACCGTGATCGAACGCGACCCCCACCCCGGGGGCCGGGCCGGCCGCCTCGACCTCGACGGCTTCCGGATCGACACCGGACCCACCGTGCTGACCATGCCGGAGCTGCTGGACGAGGCGCTGGGCCGGGTGGGGGAGTCGGTGCACGACCTCCTGGACCTGGTGCCGCTGGCCCCGGCCTACCGGGCGAACTTCGCCGACGGCTCCACGATCGACGTGCACACCGACGCCGACGCCATGGCCGAGGAGGTCCGCCGGGCCGCCGGACCCCGCGAGGCGCAGGGCTACCTGCGGCTGCGCGCCTGGCTGAGCGAGCTGTACCGGCTGCAGATGCACCGCTTCATCGACGCCAACTTCGACTCCCCGCTCGGCCTGCTCTCCCCCGAGCTGGCCCGGCTGGCCGCGATGGGCGGCTTCGGCCGGCTGGCACCGGCCATCGGCCGGTTCCTCTCCGACGAGCGGCTGTGCCGCATCTTCTCCTTCCAGGCGCTCTACGCCGGGGTGCCGCCGCAGCGCGCGCTCGCCGCCTACGCGGTCATCGCCTACATGGACACCGTCGCCGGCGTGTACTTCCCGCGCGGGGGCATGCGCGCCCTGGGCGAGGCCATGGCCGGGGCCGCGGAGAAGGCCGGCGCGCGGATCCGCTACGGGGCGGCCGTGCGGCGGCTGGAGCGCCGGGGCGACCGGGTCACCGCGGCGATCACCGCCGACGGCGAGCGCGTGCCCTGCGACGCCGTGGTCCTCACCCCGGACCTGCCGATGTCCTACCGGCTCCTCGGGCGCACGCCCTGGCGGCCGGTCCCGCTGCGCTTCTCGCCGTCGGCCGTCGTGCTGCACGCGGGCACCGACCGAACCTGGGAGGGGCTGGAACACCACACGATCTCCTTCGGCGGCGCGTGGCGGCGCACGTTCACCGAGATCACCCGGGACGGCCGGCTCATGAGCGACCCCTCGCTGCTCATCACCCGGCCCACGCACACCGACCCCGGGCTGGCCCCCGACGGCCGCCACCTGTTCTACGTGCTGGCCCCCTGCCCCAACCTGCGCACCGGCCGCCTCGACTGGGACGACGTCGGCCCCCGCTACCGCGACGAGCTCGTGGCGACGCTGGAGCGGCGGGGGCTGAGCGGGTTCGGCTCCGCCGTCGTCACCGAGCGCCTGGTGACCCCCGGCGACTGGTCCCGCCAGGGGCACGCCTTCGGCACGCCCTTCGCCACCGCCCACACCTTCTCCCAGACCGGGCCGTTCCGCCCGCGCAACCTGGTCTCCGGTGTCGCCAACGCCGTCCTGGCCGGGTGCGGGACGACGCCCGGCGTCGGCCTGCCGACCGTGCTCGTCTCGGGGAAGCTCGCCGCCGCGCGCGTCACCGGCGCGCCGGCCGCCCACGCAAGGAGCCTGTGA
- a CDS encoding phytoene/squalene synthase family protein: protein MRTELDAAGITDPGLRAAYARCRELHALHGRTYFLATRVLPPARRPAIHALYGFARWVDDVVDDPRRQSAPQERAARVAELDARLRAALAGEPAQEAVLRAVAHTARRHAIDTAHFSAFMDSMRMDLTVTDYATHEELRRYMYGSAAVIGLQVLPVLGTVVPRERAAPHAAALGEAFQFTNFLRDIAEDLDRGRIYLPADVLAGHGVDRGLLGWCRRNRRGDPRVRAALAELVELNRADYARAAPGIAMLSPVSRPCVATAFTLYQGILDEIEAADYDVWSRRHAVPTTRRVRVALPALGRAVAARLAAS from the coding sequence ATGCGAACCGAACTGGACGCGGCGGGGATCACCGACCCCGGGCTGCGCGCGGCCTACGCGCGCTGCCGCGAACTGCACGCCCTGCACGGTCGCACCTACTTCCTCGCCACCCGGGTGCTGCCCCCGGCGCGCCGCCCCGCGATCCACGCGCTCTACGGGTTCGCGCGCTGGGTCGACGACGTCGTCGACGACCCGCGGCGGCAGAGCGCGCCGCAGGAGCGCGCCGCGCGCGTCGCCGAGCTCGACGCCCGGCTGCGCGCCGCGCTGGCGGGGGAGCCCGCGCAGGAGGCCGTGCTGCGCGCCGTCGCCCACACCGCCCGACGCCACGCCATCGACACCGCGCACTTCTCCGCCTTCATGGACTCCATGCGGATGGACCTCACCGTCACCGACTACGCCACCCACGAGGAACTGCGCCGCTACATGTACGGCTCGGCCGCCGTGATCGGGCTGCAGGTGCTGCCGGTCCTGGGCACGGTGGTGCCGCGGGAGCGGGCCGCCCCGCACGCGGCGGCGCTGGGGGAGGCGTTCCAGTTCACCAACTTCCTGCGCGACATCGCCGAGGACCTCGACCGCGGCCGGATCTACCTGCCCGCCGACGTGCTGGCCGGACACGGCGTCGACCGCGGTCTGCTCGGCTGGTGCCGGCGCAACCGGCGCGGCGACCCGCGCGTGCGCGCGGCACTGGCCGAACTCGTGGAGCTCAACCGGGCCGACTACGCCAGGGCCGCGCCCGGCATCGCCATGCTCTCCCCGGTGTCGCGCCCGTGTGTCGCCACGGCCTTCACGCTCTACCAGGGCATCCTGGACGAGATCGAGGCCGCCGACTACGACGTCTGGAGCCGCCGCCACGCCGTCCCCACCACCCGGCGGGTCCGGGTGGCCCTGCCCGCGCTCGGCCGGGCGGTCGCGGCCCGCCTCGCCGCCTCCTGA
- a CDS encoding DUF5914 domain-containing protein, with product MPAQDFSPRRLPLRRMPATPWARQEPTWRGASPALISAALKRALARPSGNWYVLAAADEITAGRPFGRVVAGTEVVAWRTSDGALHAAPGACPHLGAPLCRGAVKGDDLVCRWHGLALGPEGLPGWDPFPVHDDGVLAWVRLDAAGGEEPLPEPVLPRRPEARTAIAAVAAMAGRCEPEDVVANRLDPWHGSWFHPYSFVGLRVTEAPKDPDPQEDRFVVEVSFKVAGNWGVPVRAAFTCPEPRTVVMHIIEGEGAGSAVETHATPLGVDDRGVPRTAVIEATIASSERTGFLLARRIAPAVRPFMRLAARRLWRDDLAYAERRYTLRTSGRWPG from the coding sequence ATGCCCGCTCAGGACTTCTCCCCCCGGCGCCTGCCGCTGCGGCGCATGCCCGCGACCCCCTGGGCGCGGCAAGAGCCCACCTGGCGCGGAGCCTCCCCCGCCCTGATCTCGGCGGCGCTCAAACGCGCGCTGGCCCGGCCCTCGGGCAACTGGTACGTCCTGGCCGCGGCCGACGAGATCACGGCCGGCCGGCCGTTCGGGCGGGTCGTGGCCGGCACTGAGGTGGTCGCCTGGCGCACCTCCGACGGCGCGCTGCACGCCGCCCCCGGGGCCTGCCCGCACCTGGGCGCCCCGCTGTGCCGGGGCGCGGTGAAGGGCGACGACCTGGTGTGCCGGTGGCACGGGCTGGCGCTGGGACCGGAGGGCCTCCCCGGCTGGGACCCCTTCCCGGTCCACGACGACGGCGTGCTCGCCTGGGTCCGGCTCGACGCGGCGGGAGGGGAGGAGCCGCTGCCCGAGCCGGTGCTGCCGCGGCGCCCCGAGGCGCGCACCGCCATCGCGGCCGTGGCCGCCATGGCCGGACGCTGCGAACCCGAGGACGTCGTGGCCAACCGGCTCGACCCGTGGCACGGGTCGTGGTTCCACCCCTACTCCTTCGTCGGGCTGCGGGTGACCGAGGCGCCCAAGGATCCCGACCCGCAGGAGGACCGGTTCGTGGTGGAGGTGTCGTTCAAGGTCGCCGGCAACTGGGGGGTCCCGGTGCGCGCGGCCTTCACCTGCCCGGAACCGCGCACCGTCGTCATGCACATCATCGAGGGGGAGGGCGCGGGCAGCGCCGTGGAGACCCACGCCACGCCCTTGGGCGTCGACGACCGGGGCGTGCCGCGCACGGCCGTCATCGAGGCCACCATCGCCTCCTCCGAGCGCACCGGCTTCCTGCTGGCCCGCCGCATCGCCCCGGCGGTGCGCCCCTTCATGCGCCTGGCGGCCCGCCGCCTGTGGCGTGACGACCTCGCCTACGCCGAACGCCGCTACACCCTGCGCACCTCGGGCCGCTGGCCGGGGTAG
- a CDS encoding FAD-dependent oxidoreductase produces the protein MKVPGRDPRARAVPAPAPLGRPDASARVAVVGGGIAGLAAAAGLAERGVRTVLLEREAYLGGRVGGWPTTLGDGTGATMSRGFHAFFRQYYNLRALLRRADPDLGMLTPLPDYPLAHRDGAADRFAGLPAAPPWNAMAFAARSPSFTWRELSRVNVAAALQLLDVDVPGVYERLDHIDALDLLERIRFPRAARHLAFEVFSRSFFADPRLLSAAELAAMFHIYFLGSAEGLLFDVPRSPFPQALWEPLAAHLRGCGAEVRTATAVEEVAPGGRRRFAVRTGGSGGEDEEFDAVVLATDVGGLRRIVERSPGIADDAWRKRAANRPGAPPFLVSRLWLERPVAARRPGFLGTSGHPSLDNISVLERYEDEARAWAGRTGGSVVELHAYALAEGCDERTEHERLIAQMHEVYPETAAARIVDERHELRADCPLFPPGGFAERPAVGTPDPFLVLAGDHVRVDLPVALMERAATSGFLAANALLRRWGLPGHTVWSVPDRGRIPPLRALARRLRR, from the coding sequence GTGAAGGTCCCCGGACGCGACCCGCGCGCACGCGCCGTCCCGGCCCCGGCCCCCCTCGGCCGGCCGGACGCGTCCGCCCGCGTCGCGGTGGTCGGGGGCGGGATCGCCGGCCTGGCCGCCGCGGCCGGGCTGGCCGAGCGCGGCGTGCGGACGGTGCTGCTGGAGCGCGAGGCCTACCTGGGCGGGCGCGTGGGCGGGTGGCCGACGACGCTGGGCGACGGCACCGGGGCCACGATGAGCCGCGGATTCCACGCGTTCTTCCGGCAGTACTACAACCTGCGCGCGCTGCTGCGCCGCGCAGATCCCGACCTGGGGATGCTCACCCCGCTGCCGGACTACCCGCTGGCGCACCGCGACGGGGCGGCCGACCGGTTCGCCGGCCTGCCCGCCGCGCCGCCGTGGAACGCGATGGCGTTCGCGGCGCGCAGCCCCAGCTTCACCTGGCGGGAGCTGTCGCGGGTCAACGTCGCCGCCGCGCTGCAGCTGCTCGACGTCGACGTCCCCGGCGTCTACGAGCGGCTGGACCACATCGACGCGCTCGACCTGCTGGAGCGCATCCGGTTCCCGCGGGCGGCCCGGCACCTGGCCTTCGAGGTGTTCTCGCGCAGCTTCTTCGCCGACCCGCGGCTGCTGTCGGCGGCGGAGCTGGCGGCGATGTTCCACATCTACTTCCTGGGCTCGGCCGAAGGGCTGCTGTTCGACGTCCCGCGCTCGCCGTTCCCGCAGGCGCTGTGGGAGCCGCTGGCCGCGCACCTGCGCGGGTGCGGGGCCGAGGTGCGCACCGCGACGGCGGTCGAGGAGGTCGCGCCGGGCGGGCGGCGCCGGTTCGCGGTGCGGACCGGCGGGAGCGGCGGGGAGGATGAGGAGTTCGACGCCGTGGTGCTGGCCACCGACGTGGGCGGCCTGCGCCGGATCGTCGAGCGCTCGCCCGGCATCGCCGACGACGCCTGGCGCAAGCGGGCCGCGAACCGGCCGGGCGCGCCGCCCTTCCTGGTCTCGCGGCTGTGGCTGGAGCGCCCGGTGGCGGCGCGGCGGCCCGGGTTCCTGGGTACCAGCGGCCACCCCAGCCTGGACAACATCAGCGTGCTGGAGCGCTACGAGGACGAGGCGCGCGCCTGGGCCGGGCGCACCGGCGGTTCGGTGGTGGAGCTGCACGCCTACGCGCTGGCCGAGGGCTGCGACGAGCGGACCGAGCACGAGCGGCTGATCGCCCAGATGCACGAGGTCTACCCCGAGACCGCTGCGGCCCGGATCGTCGACGAGCGCCACGAGCTGCGCGCCGACTGCCCGCTGTTCCCTCCCGGCGGCTTCGCCGAGCGCCCGGCGGTCGGCACGCCCGACCCGTTCCTGGTGCTGGCCGGCGACCACGTCAGGGTGGACCTGCCGGTCGCCCTCATGGAGCGCGCGGCGACCAGCGGCTTCCTCGCCGCCAACGCGCTGCTGCGCCGGTGGGGGCTGCCGGGGCACACGGTGTGGAGCGTGCCCGACCGCGGCCGCATCCCCCCACTGCGCGCCCTGGCCCGGCGGCTGCGCCGGTGA
- a CDS encoding class I SAM-dependent methyltransferase codes for MKPRRVTEEFDRAALSYDRLVGANPGYHAHLRASVRRLHLPGKGAGLRVLDLGCGTGASTAALLAVLPLAEIVAVDASEGMLSVARAKRWPDNVRFVRARAEDLRAADLGGPFDAALAAYLVRNCPDPDGVLATVAGLLRPGGRLAVHEYSVADSAAARAVWTLVCWSVIIPAGRALTGRADLYRYLWRSVLDFDGAARLRGRLARCGYRDVRTVALPGWQRGIVHTFLGRRPTRAEEAA; via the coding sequence ATGAAACCGCGGCGGGTGACCGAGGAGTTCGACCGTGCGGCGCTGTCCTACGACAGGCTCGTCGGCGCCAACCCCGGCTACCACGCGCACCTGCGCGCCTCGGTGCGCCGGCTGCACCTGCCCGGTAAGGGCGCCGGGCTGCGCGTGCTGGACCTGGGCTGCGGAACCGGCGCCTCCACCGCCGCGCTGCTGGCGGTGCTCCCGTTGGCCGAGATCGTCGCGGTCGACGCCTCTGAAGGCATGCTCTCGGTGGCGCGCGCCAAGCGCTGGCCGGACAACGTGCGCTTCGTGCGCGCGAGGGCCGAGGACCTGCGCGCCGCCGACCTGGGCGGCCCCTTCGACGCGGCGCTGGCGGCCTACCTGGTCCGCAACTGCCCCGACCCCGACGGGGTCCTGGCCACCGTCGCCGGCCTGCTGCGGCCGGGCGGCCGCCTGGCGGTCCACGAGTACTCCGTCGCCGACTCCGCGGCGGCGCGGGCCGTGTGGACGCTGGTGTGCTGGTCGGTGATCATCCCGGCCGGCCGGGCGCTCACCGGCCGCGCCGACCTGTACCGCTACCTGTGGCGCAGCGTCCTGGACTTCGACGGCGCCGCGCGGCTGCGGGGGCGGCTGGCGCGCTGCGGCTACCGGGACGTGCGCACCGTGGCGCTGCCGGGCTGGCAGCGCGGCATCGTGCACACCTTCCTGGGCCGGCGCCCCACGCGCGCCGAGGAGGCGGCGTGA
- a CDS encoding lycopene cyclase family protein → MVDVDVAVVGAGAAGLSLAHRLARIGAGRAPTVALLEPPEGPIRPPVRTWCFWEPERGEWDEVVTARWRRLSVIEPDGTRHRAPTAPLVYKMIRSPDHERLVRSGLGERVRQISATVERVEDGRDRAAVHARDPGGRALSLTARWVFDSRPPTPLPRGTTTLLQHFRGWFVRTADDAFTPGEADLMDLRTPQPRNGVSFGYVLPLSRREALVEYTEFTREVLDDAGYRSALRHYTGTVLRLGDFTVTAAEQGAIPMTDARFPTRAGLRVFRIGTAGGATRPATGYTFSGVQRQGAAVARALAEGRTPVPPTPHRRRHLAMDAVLLRALDTGRIDGAAFFARLFRRNALPDVLGFLDGTSGPVGELLIGTSTPVGPMSLTAAERLWHGLRGGAGNRCR, encoded by the coding sequence ATGGTCGATGTCGATGTCGCCGTGGTGGGGGCCGGGGCCGCCGGGCTCTCCCTGGCCCACCGGCTGGCCCGGATCGGGGCGGGCCGGGCGCCGACGGTCGCGCTGCTGGAGCCGCCCGAAGGGCCGATCCGCCCGCCGGTGCGCACCTGGTGCTTCTGGGAGCCCGAACGGGGGGAGTGGGACGAGGTCGTCACGGCGCGCTGGCGGCGGCTGTCGGTCATCGAGCCCGACGGCACGCGGCACCGCGCGCCCACCGCGCCCCTGGTCTACAAGATGATCCGCTCGCCCGACCACGAGCGCCTCGTCCGCTCGGGGCTGGGGGAACGGGTGCGCCAGATCAGCGCCACCGTCGAACGCGTCGAGGACGGCCGCGACCGGGCCGCGGTGCACGCGCGCGACCCCGGCGGCCGCGCGCTGAGCCTGACCGCGCGCTGGGTGTTCGACTCCCGGCCGCCCACCCCCCTCCCGCGGGGGACGACCACGCTGCTGCAGCACTTCCGCGGCTGGTTCGTGCGCACCGCCGACGACGCCTTCACCCCCGGCGAGGCCGACCTCATGGACCTGCGCACGCCGCAGCCCCGCAACGGGGTCAGCTTCGGCTACGTGCTGCCGCTGTCGAGGCGCGAGGCGCTGGTGGAGTACACCGAGTTCACCCGGGAGGTCCTCGACGACGCCGGGTACCGCTCGGCGCTGCGGCACTACACCGGCACCGTGCTGCGGCTCGGAGACTTCACGGTCACGGCCGCCGAGCAGGGGGCCATCCCGATGACCGACGCCCGCTTTCCCACCCGGGCGGGGCTGCGGGTGTTCCGGATCGGCACCGCCGGCGGGGCCACCCGGCCCGCGACCGGCTACACCTTCAGCGGGGTGCAGCGCCAGGGCGCGGCCGTCGCGCGGGCCCTGGCCGAAGGGCGCACGCCCGTCCCGCCCACGCCGCACCGCCGCCGCCACCTGGCGATGGACGCGGTCCTGCTGCGCGCCCTCGACACCGGCCGCATCGACGGCGCGGCGTTCTTCGCCCGGCTGTTCCGCCGCAACGCGCTGCCCGACGTGCTGGGCTTCCTCGACGGCACCTCCGGCCCGGTCGGGGAGCTGCTGATCGGCACCAGCACCCCGGTCGGCCCGATGTCACTCACCGCCGCCGAGCGCCTGTGGCACGGCCTGCGAGGCGGCGCTGGGAACCGATGCCGGTGA
- a CDS encoding tartrate dehydrogenase, translating into MTAPRTFRIAAVPGDGIGPEVVAAGRRVLDALAAETGAFALEWTEFPWGCDHYARTGRMMDADGVRALRGFDAVYFGAVGRPDVPDHISLWGLRLAICQGLDQWANIRPVRFPPGVTGPLRRDDTAELDWVVVRENSEGEYAGLGGRNLAARGPGSEVAVQTSLFTEAGCERIIRFAFELARTRSRPKVTCVTKSNAQQYGMVLWDEVFARVAAQYPDVESDSGLVDAMAARFVLNPEELSVVVASNLHADILSDLGSALTGSLGLAASANLDPERRAPSMFEPVHGSAPDIAGRGTANPLGAIGSAALMLDHLGLAKEAARLDGAVAAATGAGVLPADLGGTATTEEVTAAVIDRL; encoded by the coding sequence GTGACCGCACCCCGCACGTTCCGGATCGCCGCCGTCCCCGGTGACGGCATCGGCCCGGAGGTCGTCGCAGCGGGCCGCCGAGTGCTCGACGCGCTCGCCGCCGAGACCGGCGCCTTCGCCCTGGAGTGGACCGAGTTCCCGTGGGGCTGCGACCACTACGCGCGGACCGGGCGGATGATGGACGCCGACGGCGTGCGGGCGCTGCGCGGATTCGACGCGGTCTACTTCGGCGCGGTCGGCCGGCCCGACGTTCCCGACCACATCAGCCTGTGGGGGCTGCGGCTGGCGATCTGCCAGGGCCTGGACCAGTGGGCCAACATCCGGCCGGTGCGCTTCCCGCCCGGCGTGACCGGGCCGCTGCGCAGGGACGACACCGCCGAGCTCGACTGGGTCGTGGTCAGGGAGAACAGCGAGGGCGAGTACGCCGGGCTGGGCGGGCGCAACCTGGCCGCGCGCGGGCCGGGCAGCGAGGTGGCGGTGCAGACCTCGCTGTTCACCGAGGCCGGGTGCGAGCGGATCATCCGCTTCGCCTTCGAGCTGGCCAGGACCCGGTCGCGGCCCAAGGTCACCTGCGTGACCAAGAGCAACGCCCAGCAGTACGGCATGGTGCTCTGGGACGAGGTGTTCGCCCGGGTCGCCGCGCAGTATCCCGACGTCGAGTCCGACAGCGGCCTGGTCGACGCGATGGCGGCGCGGTTCGTGCTCAACCCCGAGGAGCTCTCCGTCGTGGTCGCCTCCAACCTGCACGCCGACATCCTCTCCGACCTCGGCAGCGCGCTGACCGGCAGCCTCGGGCTCGCCGCCAGCGCCAACCTCGACCCTGAGCGGCGCGCTCCGAGCATGTTCGAACCCGTGCACGGCAGCGCCCCCGACATCGCCGGTCGCGGCACGGCCAACCCGCTGGGCGCGATCGGCAGCGCAGCCCTCATGCTCGACCACCTCGGGCTGGCGAAGGAGGCCGCGCGGCTGGACGGCGCGGTCGCCGCCGCGACCGGGGCCGGGGTGCTGCCCGCCGACCTCGGCGGCACGGCCACCACGGAGGAGGTCACGGCGGCCGTCATCGACCGGCTCTGA
- a CDS encoding STAS domain-containing protein: protein MSGENREYFPCGETAVVAVHGEVDLASADEMLESLLRAAAGSGCGCLVVDLSRVRFFDASAIRALMAAYRTLLREGRHMVLAEPSRPAARTLDALGMEQVFDVYPIVEAALAHSHRRLGDGPGPLNLRG from the coding sequence GTGTCGGGAGAGAACCGGGAATACTTCCCGTGCGGTGAGACCGCGGTCGTCGCCGTCCACGGCGAGGTCGACCTCGCCAGCGCCGACGAGATGCTGGAGTCCCTGCTGCGCGCCGCCGCCGGGTCGGGGTGCGGCTGCCTGGTGGTGGACCTGTCCCGGGTGCGCTTCTTCGACGCCAGTGCCATCCGCGCGTTGATGGCGGCCTACCGCACGCTGCTGCGCGAGGGCCGGCACATGGTGCTCGCCGAGCCCTCCCGGCCGGCCGCCCGCACCCTGGACGCCCTGGGTATGGAGCAGGTCTTCGACGTCTATCCCATCGTCGAGGCCGCCCTCGCCCACTCCCACCGCAGGCTGGGCGACGGCCCGGGACCGCTCAACCTGCGCGGCTGA
- a CDS encoding ABC transporter permease subunit produces MVLTALICLALGAAPEGELPQGAPSPDFALGAALLGPGVSQIVLAVLGASSVGSEYSTGMVRLTLAATPRRLRPAAAKALVVGAVTLVAGAVTVFAAFFAGQAVLAGQDLPHVGIDDPDVLATLLGACAAMPFYPLLAMALAVLTRNVAGAVSTVLALMFAPSVIGVFLPEWAQEHVLRLLPHSAVNNLLDPSITGPTDLDPWQAAALAAAWLLVFFGAAAPALTRRDV; encoded by the coding sequence GTGGTGCTGACCGCGCTGATCTGCCTGGCCCTGGGCGCGGCCCCGGAGGGGGAGCTGCCGCAGGGCGCGCCGAGCCCCGACTTCGCGCTGGGCGCGGCGCTGCTGGGCCCCGGGGTGAGCCAGATCGTGCTCGCCGTCCTGGGAGCGAGCAGCGTCGGATCGGAGTACTCCACCGGGATGGTCCGGCTGACGCTGGCCGCCACCCCGCGCCGACTGCGGCCCGCTGCGGCCAAGGCCCTGGTCGTCGGCGCGGTCACGCTGGTCGCCGGCGCGGTGACCGTGTTCGCGGCGTTCTTCGCCGGCCAGGCGGTCCTGGCCGGCCAGGACCTCCCGCACGTCGGCATCGATGACCCGGACGTGCTCGCAACGCTGCTGGGCGCCTGCGCCGCCATGCCGTTCTACCCGCTGCTGGCCATGGCGCTGGCGGTGCTGACGCGCAACGTCGCCGGCGCCGTCAGCACCGTGCTGGCGCTGATGTTCGCCCCGTCCGTGATCGGGGTCTTCCTGCCCGAATGGGCGCAGGAGCACGTGCTGCGCCTCCTGCCCCACTCCGCGGTGAACAACCTGCTCGATCCGTCGATCACCGGCCCGACCGACCTGGATCCGTGGCAGGCCGCCGCGCTGGCCGCGGCGTGGCTGCTCGTCTTCTTCGGCGCGGCCGCGCCGGCGCTCACCCGGCGCGACGTGTGA
- a CDS encoding SPFH domain-containing protein yields MNANAGPAAGVEMPTPQVRERAAVGAHGIPAVLGCLVLLAAGVVSAVWGIGGGGPAGLIGGVVLVLLALLIGAGLTVVAPNEARVLQFLGRYTGTVRTDGLRWVNPLTTRRRVSTRIRNHETTVMKVNDLDGSPIEIAAVVVWQVADTARAVFEVDDFVRFVSIQAETAVRHIANNYPYDAHSQDQLSLRDNADEITERLSREISERVDSAGVRIIESRFTHLAYAAEIAQAMLQRQQAGAVVAARRRIVEGAVGMVDLALQRLAEQDVVDLDEERKATMVSNLLVVLCSDRATQPVVNAGSLYQ; encoded by the coding sequence ATGAACGCCAACGCCGGCCCCGCCGCAGGGGTCGAGATGCCGACGCCGCAGGTGCGGGAACGGGCCGCCGTCGGAGCCCACGGAATCCCGGCCGTCCTCGGGTGCCTGGTGCTGCTCGCGGCCGGAGTGGTGTCGGCCGTGTGGGGGATCGGCGGCGGAGGGCCGGCCGGCCTGATCGGCGGCGTCGTGCTGGTGCTGCTCGCGCTGCTGATCGGGGCAGGGCTGACCGTCGTCGCGCCCAACGAGGCGCGCGTGCTGCAGTTCCTCGGCCGCTACACCGGCACGGTCCGCACCGACGGGTTGCGCTGGGTCAACCCGCTGACCACCCGCAGGCGGGTCTCCACCCGCATCCGCAACCACGAGACCACCGTCATGAAGGTCAACGACCTCGACGGCAGCCCGATCGAGATCGCCGCGGTCGTCGTCTGGCAGGTCGCCGACACCGCGCGGGCGGTGTTCGAGGTCGACGACTTCGTCAGGTTCGTCAGCATCCAGGCCGAGACCGCGGTCCGCCACATCGCCAACAACTACCCCTACGACGCCCACTCCCAGGACCAGTTGTCGCTGCGCGACAACGCCGACGAGATCACCGAGCGGCTCTCCCGCGAGATCTCCGAGCGGGTGGATTCGGCCGGCGTGCGGATCATCGAGTCGCGCTTCACCCACCTGGCCTACGCCGCCGAGATCGCCCAGGCGATGCTGCAGCGCCAGCAGGCCGGGGCCGTCGTGGCCGCCCGCCGGCGCATCGTGGAGGGCGCCGTCGGCATGGTCGATTTGGCGCTGCAGCGGCTGGCCGAGCAGGATGTAGTGGATCTCGACGAGGAGCGGAAGGCGACGATGGTGAGTAACCTGCTCGTCGTGCTGTGCTCCGATCGGGCCACCCAGCCGGTCGTCAACGCGGGATCGCTGTACCAGTGA
- a CDS encoding PPOX class F420-dependent oxidoreductase, translating into MSPRIATAQTVTREEMLEFVRPRHHAVLMTRRADGSPQASPVTCGVDADGRIVVSTYPERAKARNARRDARVGVMVLSDDFDGAWVQVDGDAEVLDVPEAIEPLVEYFRVISGEHPDWDEYRAAMQRQGKSLIRITPRRWGPVATGGFPPGLA; encoded by the coding sequence ATGAGTCCGAGGATCGCGACCGCGCAGACGGTCACCCGGGAAGAGATGCTGGAGTTCGTCCGGCCCAGGCACCACGCAGTCCTGATGACCAGGCGCGCAGACGGGAGCCCGCAGGCCTCGCCGGTCACCTGCGGGGTCGACGCCGACGGGCGGATCGTCGTGTCGACCTACCCCGAGCGCGCCAAGGCGCGCAACGCCCGGCGCGACGCGCGGGTCGGCGTCATGGTGCTCTCCGACGACTTCGACGGCGCCTGGGTGCAGGTCGACGGCGACGCCGAGGTGCTGGACGTCCCCGAGGCGATCGAGCCGCTGGTGGAGTACTTCCGGGTCATCTCCGGCGAGCACCCCGACTGGGACGAGTACCGCGCGGCCATGCAGCGCCAGGGCAAGTCGCTGATCCGGATCACGCCGCGGCGCTGGGGGCCGGTGGCCACGGGAGGGTTCCCGCCGGGCCTGGCCTGA